The window CCACCCTCACCGCCAAGAGCCCGGATGGCGCGCAGGCGCGTCGTGTACGCGTGGACGGGTTTGCGGTCGCCGGAGGCAAGCCCTCGGACAAACGCTTCAAGGCCACCGGGCGTGTGGACCTGCACGTCAAGGACGCCGACGGCGGCCAGGGCGAGCCGATCTGGCTCAAGTGGCAGGTGGAAGGCCCCTAGCCGACCTCTTCCTCGGCGTTCTCACGCAGTCCCGGCGGTGGACGGTCGAACGTCTGCTCGAACCAGTCCTTGAACTCCTCCAGTCCGTTCGGGTGCGCCGCCACCCACGCCTCCCGTTCCGGCTCGAACTCGGTGGGCCGTGCAGTGAACAGGAAGGCGTCGAGGTATCCGTTCTCGGTGGAATAGACCAGCTCGTCCAGCGGCGCGTAGGGCGTGGTCTCGTACACCGAGCGGCCGTAGAGCCACGCATCGGAGACGCGTTTCACGATGGCCCGTTCCAACTCGTATCCCGTCTTCCCCTCACCCTCCGGTAGCCATTTCTCCAGCTCGCCGCGCCGTTCCATCAGGTGGAAATGCGCGTAGAGCTGGTAGGGGAGCGAGATGTCCGGCACTCCGCCCTCGTACGCGACCCGGACGGAGTCGTCGGAGACGATCTCCAGATGATCCCAGGGAAGGGCGGGCTGCAGGGCGGTGGTGCTGATCACCAGGAAGGACGGATCCTGGTCGATGTTGAGGTTCTGGGCCCGCACCCAGGTGTCGATCTCCTGCATGCGCTCCGCATCCGCGGCGATGCGGGCCCCCGAGTGGACGATGATCGGGCGGGGGGTCGGGATCTCGACCGTGGCGGTCCCGCAGGCGGCGGAGCCGAGGGCAACCAGGGCGACGAGCGATCGGACGATGTGTCGAACCATGACGTTCGGTCCTTGCTGCAGGCGGGTGGCGCTGGGCACCGCGGGTGATCGGTTAAGACCGCCCAGCATGGCTGGAGTTCCGGTAGCCGCGCCAGCCCCCCGGCCCGCCCCTCCCCCCGGAAGCCGCCACCCGGCACCGGCGGGAGGATCAGGCCCTCAGCAGCCGTCGCGCTCGCATCCCGGTCTGGAGTATCCGCCCGCCGCGCTCGTCCATTTCATGACCTCGAACGGCGAGCGACAGGTCCGGCACCAATAGGTGGAGACCGAGAGCTGCGATCCGAAGGCGCTGAACAACTCGGTTTCCGTCCCCTCGCAGAAGGGGCAGGGCGGCGAGGCCGGGAGGCCCGGAGGCGTGACCTGCTCGATCATGGCTACTCGACGAACAGGTCCCGGTTGCGGTCTCCGCGCGCCCGCTCCAGGGAGTCGTCCTGGGGGCCGCCCGGGCCACGACCGCGGCCGGCGTCCCACCCGCTGGCATCCGGCGTCACGGACGCCAGGTCGATGTGGAGCCCCTCGAGCAGGGGACCGATCGCCTCCGCATAACGCGTCATGCGGGTCTCGTGCCCTCCCGTGAGTCCGCTGGCCGCCAGCTCCCGGGTCAACGCGTCGTCGGATGCCAGCCACGCCAGCGTGCGCGGCAACACCCGCAGCGACTCCCTCCTCAACTCGGCACGCGCCTCCTCGGTGCCGCGGGCCAGGCGCCGGAACCATGCCTGACCGAAGTCGCGGTGGAGATCCTCCTCCGCGAGCATCTTGGGGACGCGTCCCCTGGCCAACTCGAACGTGCCCTCCCCGAAATCGGCCAGGCGCAGCGTGATGGCCGCGTCCACCAGGGCCGAGAGGGCCACCAGCCCGGCCCAACTCTCGGGCTGGGAGTCCAGGGCGTCGACGTTGGCATACTCTGCATCCGCGCGGTCGTGCTCCACGGCCACCGGATCGTGTCCGAGCTCCTTGAGCATCGCGTACAGGAGCCGCGCGTGACCCCACTCGTCCTGGGCCATCGACGAGCAAGCGATCCCGGTTTCGATCGAGGGCGACCCCAGCAGCCAGTCGGAGTAGCGGATCCCCATCAGGCGTTTGGAGTCGGCCAGCGTGAGGATCAAGCGCTCCAGCGCCGGGACGGCCCCTTCAGCGACCCCCAGCGTGGCCGCCACCTCGGCCGCGGTCGCACTGCGCGCGCTCATTGCCCACCTCCCGTGCTCAACGCGGCCTCGGGACGATTGACCGGCAGAATCGAGGCGCGTGGTACGATGCACATCTCGAACCAGTTCTCCTCGTCGTAGGTCTTCCACGCATACACGCGGGCCAACTCGTCATCGAAGGCGTCCACATACCCGATGTGACGCAGCGGCTCGCCGCGCGTCTTGCGCGCGAACACGTCGTATACGGTTTCTTTCACGGTCAGACCACTCCCAACGACCGGAGCTTCTTCCGGCCTCGTTCGCTGATGCGGTCCCGGGTCCACGGCGGTTCCCAGACCTCGTCCAATTCCACCGCACGAATCCAGGGCTCGCGCGTCAGCCGATCCGTGATGTCCTCGCGGATGAACTCCATGCACGGGCACCCCGTGGCGGTATAGGTCAGGCGGACGTGCGCCACGTCGCCCTCCATGCGCACCCCGTAGATCAGACCGAGATCCACCAGACCGATCGGGATCTCGGGGTCCAACACTTCATCCAGCACACGCCACAACTCCCGCTCGGGGTCGGCGGGCGCCTCCGCAAGCGGTGCCGTCCACTGGTCACGTCCCCCGGAAGCGTGCGACTGCACGTGCGCGGGAATGGCCGCGGTCGGCACGCGCAGGACGGGCAACTCCACCGTCATGGCAACCGCTCCCTCCGAGCGACCTGTAGCAAAGGCGAAGACGTCACGCTCCTGCTCCTAGGCCGCGCGGGTCCCGTTCAGCCACTTGCCCACCTGCGTGCGCGAGCGCCGCACCGACTCCACGTAGATCTCGTTCATGGGACCGCGCTCCTTCCAACGCTCGAAGACGGCGTCCCAGGAGATCTGACCGCCCTCGAAATCCCAGTGCTTGGCCTGCGCGTCGTACTGGCAGGGGAAGGGGAAGTCCATCACGTAGCGCTCGCTGGCCTCGTCGTAATGGGCCGGCACCTTCAAGCCCAGCGACTCGGCCAGAGGCACGGTGGCGGACATCCAGACCTGACGCAGCTGATCGTTGGTCAGCCCCTTGAGCTTGTACTCGAGCTGTCCCGAGTGACGCTTCATGTCGTCCGGAAGTCCGAACCACTCCAGGGTCATGGGGAACATCCAGTCCACCGCACGCTGCAGGACCTCGCGGGCCTCACCACCGGCTTTGGCCAGGCGGCGCATCCACACCTCTCCGTGGCGGAGGTGGAAGGTCTCCTCCATGTCCACCTTGACCAGCGCGCGCTTGAGGGGCCCGAAGGACGTGTTTCGGTAGACGTCGGACAGCAGCGTGATGCCGGCCCGGTCGAAGAAGCCGTTGGCGACCACCAGCTCGCCCCAGTTGTCGAGCGGCTGATCGAAGCCGTAGGGATGCTTGAACTCGTGCGGCTCCCGGCCGTAGACGAGCTGCTCCTTGGAGACCCCCAGGTCCTCGAGCAGGCGATAGGCGATGTTGGCGTGGGCCAGCTCGTCCTGGATGATCGCGTGGGCGCTCACCTGGGTGTTGGCCGAGGGCGCGTAGCGGGCTGCCATCCAGTAGGAGGGCGCGCTCATCAGCTCCGTGTCGGCCTGCACCGTGAGCTGCACGATGAGCGCCTTTCGGTAGCCGGGTGTCATGTCAGCCAGGGACTCGACAATGAAACCGTCGGCCACCCGGGCCTTCATCTCGTCCTCGGCGCGGATCTCGTCTGGCGTCAGCTTCGCCATACAGGGGCCCCTCCGGAAATTCGTTCGAACGATCGTTCCAAGACCCTGAAGATAGACGCGGGCGGGGCGGACCGGCAAACCCCCAGACGAAGCGCTCCACTTGACTCCAGTGGGGCGCTCCGCGTCCTTGGCCGCTGCGGAGCCCGGCAGATGCGAGGCCCGGCATCCCTGAGGAGGCAGACGATGAGCGACGGGAGCGACCCGAAGGGCCCGACCCCCGCAGGGAACGGCGGCATCTCGGAGCCGGAGATGGTGCAACGCAGCTTCCGGGTCTTCATCCGGGGCGTCCGGCGGTTCTTGAACCGCACCCTGGATATCCGGGACGACGCCAACATCGATGGGACCATCGAGACCATCCACAAGGACATGGTCTTCCGGGGCCCGAACGTATGGGTGCTGGTCTGCTCGATCTTCATCGCCAGCATCGGCCTCAACACCAACTCGGCTGCCGTGATCATCGGGGCCATGCTCATCTCCCCGCTGATGGGCCCGATCCTGGCGATCGGCCTCTCGGTGGGGATGAACGACATCGAGACGCTGCGGCGGGCGGTGCGCAACTTCGCCGTGATGGTGGCGGTGGCGCTGGTCACGTCCACGCTCTACTTCCTCGTCACCCCGCTGGGCGACGTCCAATCCGAGCTGCTGGCGCGCACGCGACCCACGCTGCTCGATGCCGCCATCGCGGTCTTCGGCGGTATCGCCGGCATCATCGGCGTTTCCCGCCGCGACCGCGGCAACGTCATTCCAGGCGTGGCCATCGCCACGGCCTTGATGCCACCCCTTTGCACGGCCGGGTACGGGCTGGCCAACGGCAACTGGCCCTTCTTCTTCGGGGCCAGCTACCTCTTCGCGCTCAACTCGATCTTCATCGCCATCTCCACGGTGATGATCGTACGCTTCCTGCATTTCCCGTTCGTCAAGTTCATCGACGCGGAGTCGCGCCGCCGTGTGCGCACGCGCATCGCGGTCTTCGTGGCCTTGGTGCTGCTTCCCAGCACCTGGGTGCTCTACGGTGTGGTGAAGGAGAGCCTCTTCCGGCGGCGGGCGGCGGACTTCATCAACCAGAACCTGATGTCCCTGCCGGGGATCGACATCATCAATGAGCGGATCGAGTACGCGGATTCCCTCTCCAGGATCGAGGTGTTCCTGGCGGGCGATACGATCCCCGCGCTTCTCGAGCAGCAGCTGCAGACGCGCATGGCGGCGTCGGGACTCGGCAACACCACGCTACGCCTCCACCAGCCCCAGGACGTGCGTGGAGAGCTGGGACGTCTGTCCAGCGAGTTGCGCGTGGGGATCGTTCAGGACCTGTACGAGCGCAACGCACGCGCGCTGGCCGAACGCGAGCAGCGTATCCTGGAGCTGGAGAACCGGCTCGCCCTGTTCGCGGGCGACACTGTCCCCATCGAGCAGATCACGCGCGAGGTGCGGGCGCAGTACCCCGCGATCGATCACATCGCCTTCGGTCGCATCATCGAGCTACGGACCCTTCCGCCGGATACCACCATGCTGGCCGGAGATTCAGCCAGGGCTCAGGCGCTCGATACCGTTTCGACCACCAGACCGCCGGCCCTGGTGCGCGATACCGTGCCCACCTTGATGGTCCAGTGGCAGGGTGGCACGCCGCGCGCTCGCCGCACGGAGCAGGAAGCGCTGCTGGCCAACTGGCTCAAGATCCGGCTGTCCCTCGACACCGTGCACGTGATCGGGAACTGACCCGGGGGGCGCTCCCGACGGGCTGCCGCTCCGCCCCGCAAGGGCCTTCCGACCGTGGTCGTGTGCGCCCCGCGGCACTGGACCCACCAACCCTTGCGGGCCCCGCCCGACCCCGCGAAGACTCATTCCGTGCGTTTCGCTCCAAACGAGGAGGGAGGCGTCGGATGTTGAACTCGGTGTTCCAGCCCGGCGAGCGGATCGCGGGCTCCCCTGCAGCCGCTTTCTGGCGGGGCGTCCTCTGGCTTGCGTATCGC is drawn from Gemmatimonadota bacterium and contains these coding sequences:
- a CDS encoding metal-sulfur cluster assembly factor; translation: MTVELPVLRVPTAAIPAHVQSHASGGRDQWTAPLAEAPADPERELWRVLDEVLDPEIPIGLVDLGLIYGVRMEGDVAHVRLTYTATGCPCMEFIREDITDRLTREPWIRAVELDEVWEPPWTRDRISERGRKKLRSLGVV
- a CDS encoding Phenylacetic acid catabolic protein, with the protein product MAKLTPDEIRAEDEMKARVADGFIVESLADMTPGYRKALIVQLTVQADTELMSAPSYWMAARYAPSANTQVSAHAIIQDELAHANIAYRLLEDLGVSKEQLVYGREPHEFKHPYGFDQPLDNWGELVVANGFFDRAGITLLSDVYRNTSFGPLKRALVKVDMEETFHLRHGEVWMRRLAKAGGEAREVLQRAVDWMFPMTLEWFGLPDDMKRHSGQLEYKLKGLTNDQLRQVWMSATVPLAESLGLKVPAHYDEASERYVMDFPFPCQYDAQAKHWDFEGGQISWDAVFERWKERGPMNEIYVESVRRSRTQVGKWLNGTRAA
- a CDS encoding Phenylacetic acid catabolic protein, with the protein product MSARSATAAEVAATLGVAEGAVPALERLILTLADSKRLMGIRYSDWLLGSPSIETGIACSSMAQDEWGHARLLYAMLKELGHDPVAVEHDRADAEYANVDALDSQPESWAGLVALSALVDAAITLRLADFGEGTFELARGRVPKMLAEEDLHRDFGQAWFRRLARGTEEARAELRRESLRVLPRTLAWLASDDALTRELAASGLTGGHETRMTRYAEAIGPLLEGLHIDLASVTPDASGWDAGRGRGPGGPQDDSLERARGDRNRDLFVE
- a CDS encoding DUF389 domain-containing protein, giving the protein MSDGSDPKGPTPAGNGGISEPEMVQRSFRVFIRGVRRFLNRTLDIRDDANIDGTIETIHKDMVFRGPNVWVLVCSIFIASIGLNTNSAAVIIGAMLISPLMGPILAIGLSVGMNDIETLRRAVRNFAVMVAVALVTSTLYFLVTPLGDVQSELLARTRPTLLDAAIAVFGGIAGIIGVSRRDRGNVIPGVAIATALMPPLCTAGYGLANGNWPFFFGASYLFALNSIFIAISTVMIVRFLHFPFVKFIDAESRRRVRTRIAVFVALVLLPSTWVLYGVVKESLFRRRAADFINQNLMSLPGIDIINERIEYADSLSRIEVFLAGDTIPALLEQQLQTRMAASGLGNTTLRLHQPQDVRGELGRLSSELRVGIVQDLYERNARALAEREQRILELENRLALFAGDTVPIEQITREVRAQYPAIDHIAFGRIIELRTLPPDTTMLAGDSARAQALDTVSTTRPPALVRDTVPTLMVQWQGGTPRARRTEQEALLANWLKIRLSLDTVHVIGN